A single window of Nicotiana tomentosiformis chromosome 1, ASM39032v3, whole genome shotgun sequence DNA harbors:
- the LOC138910280 gene encoding uncharacterized protein: MVDECEESYRNLKVALTMAQVLVLPTGKANVAADDLSRNVAADDLSMGSLAFIPAEALAMDVKDLANRFVRLDIFDPIRVFSCVVAQLSLFERIKARRYDDPHLLLQYRICVKDVDGLRELILQEDHISRYFIHPSIAKMYRDLKQHYWWKKMKKDIVGNASRC; encoded by the exons ATGgttgatgagtgtgaggagagctatcGGAATCTCAAGGTTGCTTTGACTATGGCTCaagtattggtgttgcccacag GCAAGGCAAATGTGGCAGCGGATGACTTGAGTAGAAATGTGGCAGCGGATGACttgagtatgggtagtttggcatttattccaGCTGAGGCTCTGGCTATGGATGTTAAGGATCTAGCTAACAgatttgtgagattagatatttttgATCCTATAAGGGTTTTTTCTTGTGTTGTTGCGCAGTTGTCCTTGTTTGAGCGTATCAAGGCTCGTcggtatgatgatccacatttgTTG CTTCAATATCGGATTTGTGTTAAGGATGTTGATGGTTTGAGGGAGTTAATTCTCCAAGAGGATCATATTTcacggtattttattcatccaagtatcgcgaagatgtatcgtgacttgaagcagcattactggtggaagaaaatgaagaaggacattgttgggaATGCTTCACGGTGTTGA